The proteins below come from a single Caulobacter segnis ATCC 21756 genomic window:
- a CDS encoding endonuclease domain-containing protein, with the protein MSAPKATVANARRLRKEMSKPEMNLWHALRRGGLDGHKFRRQHPIGPYVLDFYCAALRLAVEVDSYAHCVGSRPGRDLARDRWLLAQGVRTLRIPAHEVMASVDDTLSTIREYITHMPPPDAAHPPPPKGEEGSRAFRHLRGRTTAR; encoded by the coding sequence ATGTCAGCGCCCAAGGCGACGGTGGCCAATGCGCGCCGCCTCAGGAAGGAAATGTCGAAGCCGGAAATGAACCTGTGGCACGCGCTCAGGCGCGGCGGCCTGGACGGCCACAAGTTCCGCCGCCAGCATCCGATCGGGCCCTATGTGCTCGATTTCTACTGCGCGGCGCTGCGCTTGGCGGTCGAGGTGGATAGCTACGCGCACTGCGTCGGGTCGAGGCCAGGGCGAGACCTGGCCAGAGATCGGTGGCTCCTCGCGCAGGGCGTCCGCACACTGCGGATTCCTGCGCACGAGGTCATGGCGTCCGTGGACGACACGCTCTCGACAATCCGAGAATACATCACTCACATGCCCCCTCCGGATGCTGCGCATCCTCCTCCCCCGAAGGGGGAAGAAGGATCGCGCGCCTTCCGCCACCTCCGGGGGCGGACGACCGCGCGATAG
- a CDS encoding head-tail connector protein — protein MPQSLTLAEARAFLRVSDAAEDTVLTLLIDAAEARVAAAAGLALTAASPAPLRLAVLTLVAHAYEHRGSLSENGGEPSLALVEPWLTPYRKARL, from the coding sequence ATGCCCCAATCCCTCACCCTGGCCGAGGCCCGGGCGTTCCTGCGCGTCTCCGACGCCGCGGAAGATACGGTCCTCACCCTCCTGATCGACGCCGCCGAGGCCCGCGTCGCGGCCGCGGCCGGGCTCGCCCTGACCGCCGCGAGCCCCGCGCCGCTGCGCCTGGCCGTCCTCACCCTGGTCGCCCACGCCTACGAGCATCGTGGCTCTCTAAGCGAGAACGGGGGAGAGCCCTCGCTGGCCCTCGTCGAGCCGTGGCTGACCCCTTACCGAAAGGCCCGGCTGTGA
- a CDS encoding DUF3168 domain-containing protein, translating into MTDKPLIDALVATLKAAPAVTAVAGQRIYATAPRLPTYPCVVVTRSEGRPLSEGDAIEHLLTLTCASRFGGPEEARALVAAVRAALHDARPTLSGRRLVTLRVPYADCFTGADRETTLGIVRVRAVTETL; encoded by the coding sequence GTGACCGACAAGCCCCTGATCGACGCCCTGGTCGCGACGCTGAAGGCCGCGCCCGCCGTCACCGCTGTCGCCGGCCAGCGGATCTACGCCACCGCCCCGCGGCTGCCGACCTATCCCTGCGTCGTCGTCACGCGGTCCGAGGGGCGTCCGCTCTCCGAGGGCGACGCGATCGAACACCTGCTGACCCTGACCTGCGCCAGTCGCTTCGGCGGGCCGGAGGAGGCGCGGGCCCTGGTCGCCGCCGTCCGCGCGGCGTTGCACGACGCCCGGCCGACGCTCAGCGGCCGGCGGCTCGTCACCCTGCGCGTCCCCTACGCCGACTGCTTCACCGGCGCCGATCGCGAGACCACGCTCGGGATCGTCCGCGTGCGGGCGGTCACCGAAACCCTTTAG
- a CDS encoding HK97 family phage prohead protease, with protein MTDEALKIEGYASLFWTRDLNDDVTAAGAFAESLAAGAPVTMLHQHDEAEPIGVWDEVVEDAKGLFVRGRILRATPRGRLVAALVEAGALDGLSIGFRQVKARTQGRLRVLSRVELWEVSIVTFPMLPDARLKISSGSA; from the coding sequence ATGACCGACGAGGCCCTGAAGATCGAAGGCTACGCGTCCCTGTTCTGGACCCGCGACCTCAATGACGACGTCACCGCCGCCGGCGCCTTCGCCGAGAGCCTGGCGGCCGGGGCGCCCGTGACGATGCTGCACCAGCACGACGAGGCCGAACCGATCGGCGTCTGGGACGAGGTCGTCGAGGACGCCAAGGGCCTGTTCGTGCGCGGGCGCATCCTGCGGGCCACGCCACGCGGTAGGCTCGTCGCCGCCTTGGTCGAGGCCGGCGCGCTGGACGGACTGTCGATCGGCTTTCGTCAGGTGAAGGCGCGCACCCAGGGCCGCCTGCGCGTGTTGTCCCGCGTGGAGCTGTGGGAGGTGTCGATCGTCACCTTCCCGATGCTGCCGGACGCTCGGCTGAAGATCAGTTCCGGATCAGCCTGA
- a CDS encoding DNA-packaging protein has translation MMTSHGTPSVSPSFMPRCANDWRSLLDPESLNTWLSGIDENRPDLASQLEESLRTLRIREDHQLPPPDPWVTWLFLGGRGAGKTYAGAAWLIEQATAGARLALVGPTFHDVREVMIEGPSGLKALSLPDEHPRWEASRRRLVWPNGATAYAFSAEDPDSLRGPQFHAAWADEFCAWPKPGDTLAMLRFGLRLGADPRLVVTTTPKPHRALKVLMAEPGVSLTRAGTSANAGNLAPAFLRTLESLYGGTRLAAQELDGVIVETDGGLFRAEDLARCRAARPARLDRVVVAVDPPATAGGDACGIVVVGRRDDRAFVLADETARGLSPAGWAARAVAAARAWSADALVAEANQGGDMVRSVLAQADPPCRVKLVRASVGKRARAEPVAALYEQGRVLHCGSFVALEEELMALGSGDLEHSPDRADALVWAVSELMLGPAQRPRLRAL, from the coding sequence ATGATGACGTCCCATGGAACGCCCAGCGTATCGCCGAGCTTCATGCCGAGGTGCGCGAACGACTGGCGAAGTTTGCTGGATCCCGAGAGCTTAAACACCTGGCTGAGCGGGATCGACGAGAACCGTCCGGACTTGGCGAGCCAACTGGAGGAGAGCCTTCGAACGCTCCGCATCCGGGAGGACCACCAGCTTCCCCCGCCTGACCCCTGGGTCACTTGGCTGTTCTTGGGCGGACGCGGCGCCGGCAAGACCTACGCCGGCGCGGCTTGGCTGATCGAGCAGGCCACGGCGGGCGCTCGGCTGGCCTTGGTCGGACCCACCTTCCACGACGTGCGCGAGGTGATGATCGAGGGGCCCTCGGGCCTTAAGGCGCTGTCGCTACCCGACGAGCACCCCCGCTGGGAAGCCTCGCGTCGACGCCTGGTCTGGCCCAACGGCGCGACCGCCTACGCCTTCTCGGCCGAGGATCCGGACTCCTTACGCGGCCCGCAGTTCCACGCCGCCTGGGCCGACGAGTTCTGCGCCTGGCCCAAGCCCGGCGACACCCTGGCCATGCTGCGGTTCGGCCTGCGCCTGGGGGCCGATCCGCGCCTGGTGGTGACCACCACGCCCAAGCCCCATCGGGCCCTGAAGGTGTTGATGGCCGAGCCTGGCGTGTCGCTGACCCGCGCGGGCACGAGCGCCAACGCCGGCAACCTGGCGCCCGCCTTCCTGCGGACTCTAGAGAGCCTGTATGGCGGCACGCGCCTGGCCGCCCAGGAGTTGGACGGGGTGATCGTCGAGACCGACGGCGGCCTGTTCCGCGCCGAGGACCTGGCGCGCTGCCGGGCCGCCCGGCCGGCGCGCCTGGACCGCGTCGTCGTGGCCGTCGACCCGCCCGCCACCGCCGGCGGCGACGCCTGCGGGATCGTGGTCGTCGGCCGAAGGGACGACCGCGCCTTCGTCCTGGCCGACGAGACGGCGCGGGGGCTGTCTCCCGCCGGCTGGGCGGCGAGGGCGGTCGCGGCCGCGCGGGCCTGGTCCGCCGACGCCCTCGTGGCCGAGGCCAACCAGGGTGGCGACATGGTGAGGTCCGTGCTCGCCCAGGCCGATCCGCCGTGCCGGGTGAAACTGGTGCGCGCGAGCGTTGGCAAGCGGGCGCGGGCCGAGCCGGTGGCGGCTTTGTATGAACAGGGCCGGGTCCTGCACTGCGGGTCCTTCGTGGCGCTGGAGGAGGAGCTGATGGCGCTCGGCTCCGGCGACCTGGAACACAGCCCCGACCGCGCCGACGCCCTGGTCTGGGCGGTGAGCGAGTTGATGCTGGGTCCGGCGCAGAGGCCGAGGCTGAGGGCGCTATAA
- a CDS encoding VOC family protein → MPDRATPNLPSSDFDATESFYASLGFERASRDPGWMVLERGRLTLEFFPFPGLKPDRSNFACCLRLDDLEGFYAVCLEAGIEEKAEGFPRLHPPGDKKLMAALIDPDGTLLRLIRN, encoded by the coding sequence ATGCCTGACCGCGCCACGCCGAACCTTCCGTCCAGCGACTTCGACGCCACCGAGAGCTTCTATGCGTCCCTCGGCTTCGAGCGGGCCTCGCGCGACCCGGGCTGGATGGTGCTGGAGCGCGGCAGACTCACGCTGGAGTTCTTCCCGTTCCCGGGCCTGAAGCCGGATCGGAGCAACTTCGCCTGCTGCCTGCGCCTGGACGACCTCGAAGGTTTCTACGCGGTCTGCCTGGAGGCCGGGATCGAGGAGAAGGCCGAGGGCTTCCCCCGCCTCCACCCGCCCGGCGACAAGAAGCTCATGGCCGCCCTGATCGACCCGGACGGCACCTTGCTCAGGCTGATCCGGAACTGA
- a CDS encoding aldehyde dehydrogenase (NADP(+)): MHLTGQLLIGGESRKGTNGEIKGVNPATGEILEPAFGGATKADVDAAAALAHEAFAGYRALPYETRATFLESIAEHIEAIGDDLIVRTMAETGLPRPRLEGERGRTVGQLRLFAGVLRDGGFLEARIDPALPDRKPLPRPDLRLRNVPLGPVAVFGASNFPLAFSVAGGDTASALAAGCPVIVKAHPAHPGASELVGRAIQAAVAACGLHPGVFSMIHDSGYEVSQALVADPRVKAAGFTGSRRGGLALLAIAQGRPEPIPFYAEMSSINPVIMLPAALKARGPQIAPDFVAALTLGAGQFCTNPGLILAIEGPELDAFVEAAGKAVEAAPASVMLTPGICKAFAHGVAALTEAKEVTTVARGIPGPDGSHTGRAALFSVAAKDFLANPHLHEEVFGAASVVVRAADQAELEKVVAAVEGQLTIAIHMDEADHPIVAALLPTLEMKAGRILVNGFGTGVEVAPAMVHGGPFPATSDGRTTSVGTLAIARFLRPVSYQNLPEALLPAELKTENPLGIARRVDGKVKVG; the protein is encoded by the coding sequence GTGCATCTGACCGGCCAGCTTCTGATCGGCGGCGAAAGCCGCAAGGGGACCAACGGCGAGATCAAGGGCGTCAATCCGGCGACCGGCGAGATCCTGGAGCCCGCGTTCGGCGGCGCGACCAAGGCCGACGTCGACGCGGCCGCGGCCCTGGCCCACGAGGCCTTCGCCGGCTACCGCGCCCTGCCCTACGAGACCCGCGCGACCTTCCTGGAATCGATCGCCGAGCACATCGAGGCGATCGGCGATGACCTGATCGTCCGCACCATGGCCGAGACCGGCCTGCCCCGCCCGCGCCTGGAAGGCGAGCGCGGCCGCACGGTCGGCCAGCTGCGCCTGTTCGCCGGCGTGCTGCGCGACGGCGGCTTCCTGGAAGCCCGCATCGACCCGGCGCTGCCGGACCGCAAGCCGCTGCCGCGTCCGGACCTGCGTCTGCGCAACGTGCCGCTGGGCCCGGTGGCCGTGTTCGGCGCGAGCAACTTCCCGCTGGCCTTCTCGGTGGCCGGCGGCGACACCGCCTCGGCGCTGGCGGCCGGCTGCCCGGTCATCGTCAAGGCTCACCCGGCCCACCCGGGTGCCTCGGAGCTGGTCGGCCGCGCCATCCAGGCCGCCGTCGCCGCCTGCGGCCTGCATCCGGGCGTGTTTTCGATGATCCACGACAGCGGCTATGAGGTCAGCCAGGCGCTGGTCGCCGATCCGCGCGTCAAGGCCGCCGGCTTCACCGGCTCGCGCCGCGGGGGCCTCGCTTTGCTGGCCATCGCCCAAGGTCGTCCCGAGCCGATCCCGTTCTACGCCGAGATGAGCAGCATCAACCCGGTGATCATGCTGCCCGCCGCCCTGAAGGCGCGCGGTCCGCAGATCGCTCCGGACTTCGTGGCCGCCCTGACCCTGGGCGCGGGCCAGTTCTGCACCAATCCCGGCCTGATCCTGGCGATCGAAGGCCCCGAGCTGGACGCCTTCGTCGAGGCCGCCGGCAAGGCGGTCGAGGCCGCGCCGGCCTCGGTCATGCTGACCCCGGGCATCTGCAAGGCCTTCGCCCATGGGGTCGCGGCCCTGACCGAAGCCAAGGAAGTGACCACGGTCGCGCGCGGCATCCCGGGTCCCGACGGCAGCCACACCGGCCGCGCGGCCCTGTTCAGCGTCGCGGCCAAGGACTTCCTGGCCAATCCGCACCTGCACGAGGAAGTGTTCGGCGCGGCCTCGGTGGTGGTCCGCGCCGCCGACCAGGCCGAGCTGGAGAAGGTCGTGGCCGCCGTCGAGGGCCAACTGACCATCGCCATCCACATGGACGAGGCCGACCATCCGATCGTCGCCGCCCTGCTGCCGACCCTGGAAATGAAGGCCGGCCGTATTCTCGTGAACGGCTTCGGCACCGGCGTCGAGGTGGCGCCGGCCATGGTCCACGGCGGTCCGTTCCCGGCCACCAGCGACGGCCGCACGACCTCGGTCGGCACCCTGGCCATCGCCCGCTTCCTGCGCCCGGTCAGCTACCAGAACCTGCCGGAAGCCCTGCTGCCGGCCGAGCTGAAGACGGAGAACCCGCTGGGCATCGCGCGGCGCGTGGATGGCAAGGTGAAGGTGGGCTGA
- a CDS encoding flavin monoamine oxidase family protein → MDSGVRAPTRRQLLSAIAKVGGTAALYQAMTTLGHAAETQFHGPPNLQGARPGASVIVLGAGLAGLLAAYELRKAGYKVQVLEFQNRAGGRNWSLRGGDSYTELGGATQKVAFSPGNYLNPGPWRIPHHHRTLLHYCKAFGVALEPFIQFNHSGWIHSSQAFGGKPVRFNAAAADFEGNIAELLAKSVNAKALDDTVTAEDRDKLLEAMKGWGLLDNNYKYSPSLKASSHRGYERPPGGGVNGAPIASKDLYSLHDVLDPQVWTSMGFFMNHEMQTTMFQPVGGMDMIGKGFAKQVEGLITYNAKVGKIAQDDKGVTVSWTDTVTGKATDAKADWCVCTIPLGVLGQMDLQVTDEMMAAIKAVPYSGQVKIGLEMKRRFWEEDDYIYGGHSFTDQEIALISYPNNNMFKDGPAVLLGAFAREMGAYRLAGMTPEQRIEVALAQGSVIHPESYRKEFASGASVAWSRVPWTLGCCARWNEDTRKQHYQTLVGMDRRIVLAGEHASYVGCWMEGALLSSIDAITRLHKRALEA, encoded by the coding sequence ATGGATTCCGGTGTCAGGGCGCCGACGCGGCGCCAGCTTCTGTCCGCCATCGCCAAGGTCGGCGGGACGGCGGCGCTCTATCAGGCGATGACCACGCTGGGCCACGCGGCCGAGACGCAGTTCCACGGGCCGCCGAACCTGCAAGGCGCGCGGCCGGGCGCCAGCGTCATCGTGCTGGGCGCGGGCCTGGCCGGCCTGCTGGCGGCCTACGAGCTGCGCAAGGCCGGCTACAAGGTCCAGGTCCTGGAGTTCCAGAACCGCGCCGGCGGCCGCAACTGGTCGCTGCGTGGGGGAGATAGTTACACCGAGCTGGGCGGCGCGACGCAGAAGGTCGCCTTCTCGCCCGGCAACTACCTGAACCCCGGCCCCTGGCGGATCCCGCACCACCACCGGACCCTGCTGCACTACTGCAAGGCGTTCGGCGTGGCCCTGGAGCCGTTCATCCAGTTCAACCACTCCGGCTGGATCCACTCGTCCCAGGCCTTCGGCGGCAAGCCGGTGCGGTTCAACGCCGCCGCCGCCGACTTCGAGGGCAACATCGCCGAGCTGCTGGCCAAGTCGGTCAACGCCAAGGCGCTGGACGACACGGTCACGGCCGAGGACCGCGACAAGCTGCTGGAGGCCATGAAGGGCTGGGGGCTGCTGGACAACAATTACAAGTACTCGCCCAGCCTGAAGGCCTCGTCGCACCGCGGCTACGAGCGCCCGCCGGGCGGCGGCGTCAACGGCGCGCCGATCGCCTCGAAGGACCTCTACAGCCTGCACGACGTGCTGGACCCGCAGGTCTGGACCTCGATGGGCTTCTTCATGAACCACGAGATGCAGACCACCATGTTCCAGCCGGTCGGCGGCATGGACATGATCGGCAAGGGCTTCGCCAAGCAGGTGGAGGGCCTGATCACCTACAACGCCAAGGTCGGCAAGATCGCCCAGGACGACAAGGGCGTCACCGTCAGCTGGACCGACACCGTCACGGGCAAGGCGACCGACGCCAAGGCCGACTGGTGCGTCTGTACGATCCCGCTGGGCGTGCTGGGCCAGATGGACCTGCAGGTCACCGACGAGATGATGGCCGCGATCAAGGCCGTGCCGTACTCCGGCCAGGTCAAGATCGGTCTGGAGATGAAGCGCCGCTTCTGGGAAGAGGACGACTACATCTACGGCGGCCACAGCTTCACCGACCAGGAGATCGCCCTGATCTCCTATCCAAACAACAACATGTTCAAGGACGGCCCGGCCGTGCTGCTGGGGGCTTTCGCCCGCGAGATGGGCGCCTATCGCCTGGCCGGCATGACGCCCGAGCAGCGGATCGAGGTCGCCCTGGCGCAAGGCTCGGTGATCCACCCGGAAAGCTACCGCAAGGAGTTCGCCTCGGGCGCCTCGGTGGCCTGGAGCCGCGTGCCCTGGACCCTGGGCTGCTGCGCCCGCTGGAACGAGGACACCCGCAAGCAGCACTACCAGACCCTGGTGGGCATGGACCGCCGGATCGTGCTGGCCGGCGAGCACGCCTCCTATGTCGGTTGCTGGATGGAGGGCGCGCTGCTCTCGTCCATCGACGCCATCACCCGTCTGCACAAGCGCGCGCTGGAGGCTTGA
- a CDS encoding phage major capsid protein, whose product MKETKHAASPEARAALADVLTAFESFKAANDARLAAIETKRADVLLEEKVGRIDEAVSRAQDRLDRILSDLRRPSLSADAPQAHVDERKAAFDRYVKTGETPAALLEAKGLSEGTATAGGYVAPPELERLILRRLAATSPMREICQVRTIGAGTFRKPVSPTGLAAAWVAETAARPETTAPTLDVIDFPAGELYASPAATQALLDDAYVSIDEWLAEEVQDAFAAQETSAFISGDGVNKPKGLLAYTAAPDASYTWGQVGYLATGVAGGWTASNPTDKLIDLIYATKTQYRQNGRFVMNRRTVSAVRKFKDSQGNYIWNAALQPGQSASLLGFPVTEIEAMPDVAANALAVAFGDFEKGYLIVDRAGVRVLRDPYSAKPHVLFYTTKRVGGGVQNFDAIKLLKFAAS is encoded by the coding sequence ATGAAGGAAACCAAACACGCGGCCTCGCCCGAGGCCCGCGCGGCGCTGGCTGACGTCCTGACCGCGTTCGAGAGCTTCAAGGCCGCCAATGACGCGCGCCTGGCGGCCATCGAGACCAAGCGGGCCGACGTCCTGCTGGAGGAGAAGGTCGGCCGCATCGACGAGGCCGTCTCGCGCGCCCAGGACCGCCTGGACCGCATCCTGTCCGACCTGCGCCGGCCTTCTCTTTCGGCTGATGCGCCCCAGGCGCATGTCGACGAGCGCAAGGCCGCCTTCGACCGCTATGTGAAGACCGGCGAGACGCCGGCGGCTTTGCTCGAAGCCAAGGGGCTGTCGGAAGGAACGGCCACGGCCGGCGGCTATGTCGCCCCGCCGGAGCTGGAGCGGCTGATCCTGCGTCGCCTGGCGGCCACTTCGCCCATGCGCGAGATCTGCCAGGTGCGCACCATCGGCGCCGGGACCTTCCGCAAGCCGGTCTCGCCCACGGGCCTGGCCGCCGCCTGGGTGGCCGAGACCGCCGCGCGGCCCGAGACCACGGCCCCGACCCTGGACGTCATCGACTTCCCGGCCGGCGAACTCTACGCCAGCCCGGCCGCGACCCAGGCCCTGCTGGACGACGCCTATGTCAGCATCGACGAGTGGCTGGCCGAGGAGGTGCAGGACGCCTTCGCCGCCCAGGAGACGTCCGCCTTCATCAGCGGCGACGGGGTCAACAAGCCCAAGGGCCTGCTCGCCTACACCGCCGCGCCGGACGCCAGCTACACGTGGGGGCAGGTGGGCTACCTGGCCACCGGCGTCGCCGGCGGCTGGACGGCGTCCAACCCGACCGACAAGCTGATCGACCTGATCTACGCGACCAAGACCCAGTACCGCCAGAACGGCCGCTTCGTGATGAACCGCCGCACGGTCAGCGCCGTGCGCAAGTTCAAGGACAGCCAGGGCAACTACATCTGGAACGCGGCCTTGCAGCCGGGCCAGTCGGCGAGCCTGCTCGGCTTCCCGGTCACCGAGATCGAGGCCATGCCCGACGTGGCCGCCAACGCCCTGGCCGTGGCGTTCGGCGACTTCGAGAAGGGCTACCTGATCGTCGACCGCGCCGGCGTGCGCGTGCTGCGCGACCCGTATTCGGCCAAGCCGCACGTCCTCTTCTACACCACCAAGCGCGTCGGCGGCGGCGTGCAGAACTTCGACGCGATCAAGCTGCTGAAGTTCGCGGCGAGCTAG
- a CDS encoding c-type cytochrome: MRKLILAVAALAAFPAMAQTPASGGGDTGGGIVRAAKPVTGEQVYTQVCQACHMADAKGGTGAGTIPALASNPRLAGAAYPIMVVTSGKGAMPGFVGTLSNAQMAEAITYVRTHFGNAYAKPVTEADVAKLAKPPAAGGH; encoded by the coding sequence ATGAGAAAGCTCATTCTGGCGGTCGCCGCGCTGGCGGCCTTCCCGGCCATGGCCCAGACCCCCGCGTCCGGCGGGGGCGACACCGGCGGCGGCATCGTGCGCGCGGCCAAGCCGGTGACCGGCGAGCAAGTCTACACCCAGGTCTGCCAAGCCTGCCACATGGCCGACGCCAAGGGCGGGACGGGGGCGGGGACCATTCCCGCGCTCGCCAGCAATCCCAGGCTGGCCGGCGCGGCCTATCCGATCATGGTCGTGACCAGCGGCAAGGGCGCCATGCCCGGCTTCGTCGGCACGCTGAGCAACGCCCAGATGGCCGAGGCGATCACCTATGTCCGCACCCACTTCGGCAACGCCTACGCCAAGCCGGTGACCGAAGCGGACGTGGCGAAGCTGGCCAAGCCGCCTGCGGCGGGCGGGCATTAG